A genomic window from Aestuariirhabdus litorea includes:
- a CDS encoding AEC family transporter, producing MNDFVLIFVVMVAGFTLGQLLFAWRPETSGRLRNLAVALALRITVPLSILLAIWNLKQLHWALVWLPLIGGAIMLAGFQLGLVVGRQLRMSGAELAVYGPGGGFVNLGALGSLTLFVYLGEPGLALLPLYKLFEELIYFGLLFPYARRHGQFPVDTPSRVWRDPVLLAVVGCWLCGMLLNLGGISRPAWMGSITSLLVPLSSFLLMISVGLVFRFRALLPELGRALPLALLRVILLPALGLGLVWLLGLQTFGDGLLAASVLILASMPAAVLTIVPASLYGLNQGLANACWLLSNLVFLCWLPWVPSLLSWIRP from the coding sequence GTGAATGACTTTGTCCTGATCTTTGTTGTAATGGTTGCCGGTTTTACGCTGGGACAGCTGCTCTTTGCCTGGCGCCCCGAGACCAGCGGCCGCCTGCGCAACCTGGCCGTCGCCCTGGCGCTGCGTATCACCGTCCCGCTCTCCATTCTGTTGGCGATCTGGAACCTGAAGCAACTGCACTGGGCCCTCGTCTGGCTCCCCCTCATCGGCGGCGCCATCATGCTGGCCGGTTTTCAGCTGGGGTTAGTGGTCGGTCGGCAGCTGCGTATGAGCGGCGCGGAACTGGCGGTTTACGGACCCGGCGGCGGATTCGTCAACCTGGGAGCCCTGGGCTCCCTCACCCTGTTTGTCTATCTCGGCGAGCCGGGGCTCGCCCTCCTGCCCCTCTACAAGCTGTTCGAGGAGCTGATCTACTTCGGCCTGCTGTTCCCCTACGCCCGTCGCCATGGCCAGTTCCCTGTCGACACCCCCTCCCGCGTCTGGCGCGACCCGGTGCTGCTGGCGGTGGTGGGCTGCTGGCTGTGTGGCATGCTACTTAACCTGGGAGGTATTTCACGCCCCGCCTGGATGGGGTCGATCACCTCGCTGCTGGTGCCACTCAGCTCCTTTCTGCTGATGATCTCCGTGGGGCTGGTGTTTCGTTTCCGCGCCCTGTTGCCGGAGCTGGGGCGCGCCCTGCCGCTGGCACTTTTAAGGGTCATCCTGCTGCCCGCGCTGGGGCTGGGACTGGTGTGGCTGCTGGGGCTGCAGACCTTTGGCGACGGGTTGCTGGCCGCTAGCGTATTGATCCTGGCCAGTATGCCTGCGGCCGTTCTCACCATCGTACCGGCCTCTCTCTACGGGCTGAACCAGGGGCTTGCCAACGCCTGCTGGCTGTTGAGCAACCTGGTGTTCCTCTGCTGGCTGCCCTGGGTTCCCTCCCTGCTGTCATGGATCCGCCCCTGA